The following coding sequences lie in one Capsicum annuum cultivar UCD-10X-F1 chromosome 5, UCD10Xv1.1, whole genome shotgun sequence genomic window:
- the LOC107870734 gene encoding VIN3-like protein 1, producing MSEQLPKLSKKQLKTQDQRRISSSPKDHSSRKQLRKGENPLRILPEHCADVKCSNSWICKNSACRATISIDDTFCKRCSCCICHLFDDNKDPSLWLECTSESGPGDSCGLTCHVECALQRGKVGVVDLGQLMQLDGSYCCASCGKVSGILGFWKKQLCVAKDARRVDVLCYRIYLSYRLLDVTSRFKELHEIIKEAKAKLETEVGPVNGSSSKMARGIVSRLSVATDVQSLCSIAIEKADEWLLTKTSKLPNSSEGSFPAACKFLFEEVTSSSVVIVLIEVSTASSEDVKGYKLWYCKAREDTYTKEPVSVFPRTQRRILISNLQPCTEYSFRIVSYTEASDVGHSEAKCFTKSVEIIHRKSNSVAGHKRKVNQDTGGTSGSKESYYTGKDIEFDSGFKVRDLGKILRLAWAQQQGCLKGFSGPASAKCCESCTVKPEPVQEERKPSTSRQLDLNVSSVPDLNEELTPSSRDEDNCCTLEQTVEADDDATSHGIERNGLSRSHGSGDSQNWNQGKNGDASVVDSQMEDCRKRGSSNNGDTHDSDSTLINGSPIRIRTGGLDENFEYCVKIIRWLECQGLIEKEFRLKLLTWFSLRSTVQERRVVNTFIQTLIDDPSSLAGQLVDTFSEIASSKRPQNGFCCKLWH from the exons ATGTCTGAGCAACTCCCAAAGTTGAGTAAAAAGCAATTGAAGACTCAGGATCAAAGACGAATATCTTCAAGTCCCAAGGATCATTCTTCTAGAAAGCAGCTCAGGAAAGGGGAAAACCCTCTCCGAATTCTACCAGAGCATTGTGCAGATGTGAAATGTTCAAATTCATGGATCTGCAAAAATTCTGCATGCAGGGCAACTATTTCTATAGATGACACTTTTTGCAAGAGGTGCTCTTGTTGCATTTGTCACTTATTTGATGACAACAAGGATCCTAGTCTTTGGTTGGAGTGCACATCTGAATCTGGTCCGGGGGACTCATGTGGCCTGACTTGCCACGTTGAGTGTGCCCTCCAACGTGGGAAGGTGGGCGTTGTTGATCTGGGACAACTGATGCAGCTAGATGGGAGCTATTGTTGTGCTTCTTGTGGTAAAGTCTCAGGAATTCTTGG GTTTTGGAAGAAACAGCTTTGTGTAGCTAAGGATGCTCGCCGTGTTGATGTCCTCTGCTACAGAATATACCTGAGTTACAGGCTCCTGGACGTGACATCCAGATTTAAAGAACTCCATGAAATTATTAAAGAAGCCAAGGCTAAATTGGAGACGGAAGTTGGCCCAGTGAATGGATCGTCATCGAAGATGGCGCGAGGTATTGTTAGCAGACTTTCTGTTGCCACTGATGTTCAGTCATTGTGCTCGATTGCCATTGAGAAAGCTGATGAATGGCTGCTAACAAAGACTAGCAAACTTCCTAATTCCTCAG AGGGTTCATTTCCTGCAGCGTGCAAATTCCTTTTTGAGGAAGTGACATCATCTTCAGTTGTGATTGTATTGATAGAAGTATCCACTGCATCCTCTGAAGATGTTAAGGGCTACAAGCTCTGGTACTGCAAGGCCAGAGAAGACACTTATACAAAAGAACCTGTCTCTGTCTTTCCAAGAACTCAGAGAAGGATTTTGATATCGAATTTGCAGCCTTGCACAGAGTATTCGTTTCGGATAGTTTCTTATACAGAGGCCAGCGATGTGGGGCACTCTGAGGCGAAGTGTTTTACAAAGAGCGTTGAGATAATTCACAGGAAGTCTAATTCAGTAGCAGGACACAAAAGAAAGGTCAATCAGGATACTGGAGGAACCTCTGGTTCCAAGGAAAGCTACTACACTGGAAAAGACATTGAATTCGATTCTGGCTTCAAGGTCCGTGACCTTGGCAAAATTCTAAGACTTGCATGGGCTCAACAGCAAGGCTGTTTAAAAGGATTCTCTGGACCTGCATCTGCAAAATGCTGTGAGTCTTGTACTGTTAAGCCTGAACCTGTACAGGAAGAGAGGAAGCCATCTACTTCTCGCCAGCTCGACTTAAATGTTTCTTCAGTACCTGATTTAAATGAAGAGTTAACCCCTTCATCCAGAGATGAAGATAACTGCTGCACTTTAGAGCAGACTGTTGAAGCAGATGATGATGCCACTTCCCATGGCATTGAGAGGAATGGTCTTTCCAGATCACATGGTAGTGGAGATTCCCAAAACTGGAACCAGGGGAAGAATGGAGATGCGTCAGTTGTTGATTCTCAGATGGAGGATTGTCGGAAGAGAGGATCTAGCAATAATGGTGACACACACGACTCCGACAGCACCCTAATCAATGGTTCACCTATCCGAATTCGAACAGGAGGCTTGGATGAGAACTTTGAATATTGTGTCAAGATCATCCGCTGGCTGGAATGTCAGGGTCTGATTGAGAAGGAGTTCAGGTTAAAGTTGCTTACTTGGTTTAGCTTGAGATCAACAGTGCAGGAGCGTAGGGTGGTAAATACCTTCATTCAAACGCTAATAGATGATCCAAGTAGCTTGGCTGGTCAATTGGTTGATACCTTTTCAGAAATAGCATCCAGCAAGAGGCCGCAGAATGGTTTTTGTTGCAAGCTTTGGCATTAG